One genomic window of Arachis hypogaea cultivar Tifrunner chromosome 8, arahy.Tifrunner.gnm2.J5K5, whole genome shotgun sequence includes the following:
- the LOC112707035 gene encoding uncharacterized protein isoform X1, with amino-acid sequence MEDHRHRRQPLLPLPSSAPGASMKLLDFSISSKFLRLCFAKNFAVEGHASFCAGATEGDDLVTPQSIGEDAVDGEKSSAAATLAAAAAAGRMKKPSVKSKSGPKPAWWKLLSQCSQVWFVAVNWVYDQPVTSNYENSSLYVLEWLLPRIGLPDKIIVKDDGAFVDS; translated from the exons ATGGAAGACCACCGTCATAGAAGACAgccgcttcttcctcttccctcTTCCGCACCAGGTGCCTCCATGAAGCTACTCGATTTCTCGATTTCATCCAAATTCTTGCGATTATGTTTTGCCAAAAACTTTGCCGTTGAAGGCCACGCCTCCTTCTGTGCCGGCGCGACAGAAGGGGATGATTTGGTGACCCCTCAGTCCATAG gtGAGGATGCGGTGGATGGAGAAAAATCAAGTGCTGCGGCGACTTTGGCGGCGGCGGCTGCTGCGGGCCGAATGAAGAAGCCGTCAGTGAAATCGAAATCAGGACCTAAGCCAGCATGGTGGAAGCTCCTTTCTCAGTGTTCTCAGGTTTGGTTCGTCGCTGTGAATTGGGTGT ATGATCAACCTGTTACAAGCAATTATGAAAACTCCTCATTGTATGTGTTGGAATGGTTATTACCAAGAATTGGACTTCCAGACAAGATTATAGTGAAGGAT GATGGTGCTTTTGTTGATTCATGA
- the LOC112707035 gene encoding uncharacterized protein isoform X2 yields MEDHRHRRQPLLPLPSSAPGASMKLLDFSISSKFLRLCFAKNFAVEGHASFCAGATEGDDLVTPQSIGEDAVDGEKSSAAATLAAAAAAGRMKKPSVKSKSGPKPAWWKLLSQCSQVWFVAVNWMINLLQAIMKTPHCMCWNGYYQELDFQTRL; encoded by the exons ATGGAAGACCACCGTCATAGAAGACAgccgcttcttcctcttccctcTTCCGCACCAGGTGCCTCCATGAAGCTACTCGATTTCTCGATTTCATCCAAATTCTTGCGATTATGTTTTGCCAAAAACTTTGCCGTTGAAGGCCACGCCTCCTTCTGTGCCGGCGCGACAGAAGGGGATGATTTGGTGACCCCTCAGTCCATAG gtGAGGATGCGGTGGATGGAGAAAAATCAAGTGCTGCGGCGACTTTGGCGGCGGCGGCTGCTGCGGGCCGAATGAAGAAGCCGTCAGTGAAATCGAAATCAGGACCTAAGCCAGCATGGTGGAAGCTCCTTTCTCAGTGTTCTCAGGTTTGGTTCGTCGCTGTGAATTGG ATGATCAACCTGTTACAAGCAATTATGAAAACTCCTCATTGTATGTGTTGGAATGGTTATTACCAAGAATTGGACTTCCAGACAAGATTATAG
- the LOC112707035 gene encoding uncharacterized protein isoform X3, translating to MEDHRHRRQPLLPLPSSAPGASMKLLDFSISSKFLRLCFAKNFAVEGHASFCAGATEGDDLVTPQSIGEDAVDGEKSSAAATLAAAAAAGRMKKPSVKSKSGPKPAWWKLLSQCSQMINLLQAIMKTPHCMCWNGYYQELDFQTRL from the exons ATGGAAGACCACCGTCATAGAAGACAgccgcttcttcctcttccctcTTCCGCACCAGGTGCCTCCATGAAGCTACTCGATTTCTCGATTTCATCCAAATTCTTGCGATTATGTTTTGCCAAAAACTTTGCCGTTGAAGGCCACGCCTCCTTCTGTGCCGGCGCGACAGAAGGGGATGATTTGGTGACCCCTCAGTCCATAG gtGAGGATGCGGTGGATGGAGAAAAATCAAGTGCTGCGGCGACTTTGGCGGCGGCGGCTGCTGCGGGCCGAATGAAGAAGCCGTCAGTGAAATCGAAATCAGGACCTAAGCCAGCATGGTGGAAGCTCCTTTCTCAGTGTTCTCAG ATGATCAACCTGTTACAAGCAATTATGAAAACTCCTCATTGTATGTGTTGGAATGGTTATTACCAAGAATTGGACTTCCAGACAAGATTATAG
- the LOC112705264 gene encoding formin-like protein 3, producing MKFTRPVYAVFFVFLLCALAKIGFEGKLWKPQEFYADHGVVIKEEQEWIHCRKELIERNNDIKDYDLEIKTNLLDCITRTHPPTHDSEEKEHDHVSVSQFYSEDNRGRYLLDKLPQSERKLPRPVPVPSPKKLRVKKKFANSLPPQGITLSAISPSPNSPPIDFYVLFPPPPDSPPPPPPQVDEEDNSKRKIPIIIGSVVSGIIIIVGMLLCYREIRKSRKVYKDDRPLTVLGSSDVSGSKKSIALGNSNTNENGIIYVKNPSIVGNVTTSPEDNNASLGMGVGVGLGLGVAAGEASSSESKEQVPLGAAPEGLAPEPAGPPPPPPPPPAAAPRPPPAPKAPVRPPPAPPVKILSRARLSNVEEDSADAPKAKLKPFFWDKVAASPDQAMVWHEIRAGSFQFNEQKIESLFGCNNPNRKESPSQEPSLQLIQIIDPKKAQNLSILLRALNVTTEEVVDALREGSEIPVELIQTLIKMAPTTDEELKLRLFDGNIAQLGPAERFLKVLVDIPLAFRRLESLQLMLTLPEEVSSIKECFSTLEVSCDKLRKSRLFLKLLEAVLKTGNRLNDGTYRGGAQAFKLDTLLKLSDVKGTDGKTTLLHFVVQEIIRSEGVRALRTERARQSNSSVRTEDSVDDSIGQESEEHYRRLGLEVVSGLSSELEDVKRAAIIDGDALTAAVWKLDRLLSKSEELLNNDLKSIDEDSNFKRSLENFVDKSKAQVSWLSEEEKRIMAEVKATADYFHGQAGKDEGLRLFVIVRDFLVMLDTVCKEVQLTTQKPMKISHKKEASNLSSPPVSPNTQQQSPSDLHRRLFPAIAARRIHCSSSDEDEDEKEDDN from the exons ATGAAGTTTACAAGACCTGTTTATGctgttttttttgtctttcttcttTGTGCCTTGGCCAAAATCGGCTTTGAAGGGAAACTGTGGAAACCCCAAGAGTTTTATGCAGATCATGGTGTTGTAATTAAG GAAGAGCAGGAGTGGATACATTGCAGGAAGGAATTGATAGAGAGGAACAATGATATTAAGGACTATGACTTGGAAATAAAAACAAACTTATTAGATTGCATTACAAGGACACATCCTCCAACTCATGATTCAGAAGAGAAGGAGCATGATCATGTGTCAGTGTCACAGTTTTATTCCGAAGACAATCGCGGTAGATACTTGCTTGACAAATTACCTCAGAGTGAGAGGAAACTACCAAGACCTGTTCCTGTTCCATCACCCAAAAAACTGCGTGTCAAGAAGAAGTTTGCCAACTCGCTTCCGCCTCAAGGGATAACACTAAGTGCCATTTCTCCTTCTCCAAATTCTCCACCTATAGACTTTTATGTGCTATTTCCACCACCACCAGATTCAcctccccctcctcctcctcaaGTTGATGAGGAGGATAATAGCAAACGAAAGATACCAATTATCATTGGTTCGGTTGTATCAGGAATAATAATCATAGTAGGCATGCTCTTATGCTATCGTGAGATCAGGAAAAGCAGAAAAGTCTACAAAGATGACAGGCCTTTAACTGTATTAGGCTCAAGTGATGTGTCTG GTTCAAAGAAGTCTATTGCTTTGGGAAATTCTAATACCAATGAAAATGGTATAATCTATGTAAAGAACCCTTCTATTGTTGGGAATGTTACCACTAGCCCTGAAGATAACAATGCCTCATTGGGTATGGGTGTTGGTGTGGGTTTGGGTTTGGGTGTGGCTGCGGGTGAGGCCTCATCATCAGAAAGCAAGGAACAAGTTCCATTAGGTgctgctccagaaggattagcCCCTGAGCCGGCAGGGCCACCACCCCCACCACCTCCACCCCCTGCTGCTGCGCCTCGCCCCCCACCGGCTCCAAAAGCACCTGTTAGGCCTCCACCTGCCCCTCCTGTTAAAATCCTTTCACGGGCACGTCTTAGTAATGTAGAAGAGGATTCGGCGGATGCTCCGAAAGCGAAACTAAAGCCATTTTTCTGGGATAAGGTTGCTGCATCTCCTGATCAAGCAATGGTCTGGCATGAGATCAGAGCAGGGTCATTCCA GTTCAATGAACAGAAAATCGAGTCTTTATTTGGCTGCAACAACCCCAATAGAAAAGAGTCACCATCACAAGAACCTTCATTACAGTTAATTCAGATTATTGATCCTAAGAAAGCACAGAATTTATCAATTCTTTTACGTGCTTTGAATGTGACTACAGAAGAAGTTGTTGATGCCCTTAGAGAAG GTAGCGAGATTCCTGTTGAGCTGATCCAAACATTAATAAAGATGGCGCCAACAACAGATGAGGAACTGAAGCTGAGGTTATTTGATGGAAACATTGCTCAACTTGGCCCTGCAGAGCGGTTTCTCAAGGTCTTAGTTGACATTCCACTCGCTTTCCGGCGTCTCGAGTCTCTACAACTCATGCTCACTCTTCCAGAAGAGGTCTCAAGCATCAAGGAGTGCTTTTCAACATTAGAG GTTTCATGTGATAAACTAAGAAAAAGTAGGCTCTTCCTTAAACTACTAGAAGCAGTTCTCAAGACAGGAAACAGATTGAATGATGGAACATATCGTGGCGGCGCTCAAGCCTTCAAGCTTGACACACTTTTGAAGCTTTCGGATGTAAAAGGAACCGATGGAAAGACAACACTTCTACACTTTGTGGTTCAGGAGATCATACGTTCTGAGGGAGTAAGAGCTTTGAGAACAGAGAGAGCGAGGCAGAGCAATTCTAGTGTCAGAACAGAGGATTCTGTTGATGATTCCATTGGCCAAGAATCAGAAGAACACTACCGAAGACTTGGCCTTGAAGTAGTTTCAGGCCTAAGCAGTGAACTTGAAGATGTTAAAAGGGCGGCGATTATAGACGGCGATGCTCTAACGGCTGCAGTGTGGAAACTTGATCGGTTACTCAGCAAAAGTGAGGAGTTATTGAACAATGATTTGAAGAGCATAGATGAAGACAGCAACTTCAAGCGTTCCCTTGAAAATTTTGTGGACAAATCAAAAGCTCAAGTGTCATGGCTGTCTGAGGAAGAGAAGAGGATCATGGCTGAAGTGAAGGCTACAGCAGATTACTTCCATGGACAAGCAGGGAAAGATGAAGGTTTGAGATTGTTTGTAATTGTTCGTGATTTCTTGGTAATGTTGGACACAGTATGCAAAGAGGTGCAGTTAACAACACAGAAGCCAATGAAGATCTCTCATAAGAAAGAGGCTTCAAATTTGTCGTCGCCACCAGTATCTCCGAATACTCAGCAGCAGTCTCCTTCTGATCTGCATAGAAGACTGTTTCCGGCCATAGCAGCGCGCAGGATCCATTGCTCAAGTTCAGATGAGGATGAGGACGAGAAAGAGGATGATAATTAG
- the LOC112705265 gene encoding protein VASCULATURE COMPLEXITY AND CONNECTIVITY-like, with the protein MAPTRIAGIFLCLLIIIMDVVAGILGLKAEIAQKKGHYVNLYLVECKQQSQKAFQMGFAALILLGIAHAIVCLLAVFSCFCSRQGLVMAYFIKQISMVLLLLAW; encoded by the exons ATGGCCCCTACTAGAATAGCAGGAATTTTCCTTTGTCTCCTGATTATAATCATGGATGTTGTAGCTGGGATTCTTGGCTTGAAggctgaaattgcacaaaaaaaG GGTCACTATGTAAACCTGTATTTAGTGGAGTGTAAACAACAAAGTCAGAAGGCCTTTCAAATGGGGTTCGCTGCATTGATACTTTTGGGGATAGCCCATGCTATAGTCTGTTTATTGGCTGTCTTCAGTTGCTTTTGTTCTCGACAAGGCCTTGTCATGGCTTATTTTATCAAGCAAATCTCCATGGTTCTCCTGCTTTTAGCATGGTAA
- the LOC112708394 gene encoding protein VASCULATURE COMPLEXITY AND CONNECTIVITY, which yields MAPTRSTGIFLCLLIIIMDVAAGILGIEAEIAQNKVQHLKLWLFECRDPSQKAFQMGLAAAILLGLAHAIVCLMGGLSCLCSQQGINRASSNKQISMLCLVLAWIALAVGMILLVIGTKSNHGSNGSCGFSHHHFLSIGGISCFVHGLFSVLYYGSATATFN from the exons ATGGCCCCTACTAGATCAACAGGAATTTTTCTTTGTCTCCTGATTATAATTATGGATGTTGCAGCTGGGATTCTTGGCATAGAGGCTGAAATTGCACAAAACAAG GTTCAGCACTTAAAATTGTGGCTATTCGAGTGTAGAGACCCAAGTCAGAAGGCCTTTCAAATGGGGTTGGCTGCAGCCATACTTTTGGGGCTAGCCCATGCTATAGTCTGTTTAATGGGTGGCTTAAGTTGCCTTTGTTCTCAACAAGGGATTAATAGGGCTTCTTCAAACAAGCAAATTTCCATGCTTTGCCTTGTTTTAGCATG GATTGCATTGGCTGTTGGAATGATCTTGCTGGTGATAGGGACAAAATCAAACCACGGTTCAAACGGTTCTTGTGGATTCTCACACCATCACTTCTTGTCCATTGGTGGCATTTCTTGTTTTGTTCATGGCCTATTCTCAGTTTTATATTACGGTTCTGCCACCGCCACATTTAATTAA